DNA sequence from the Manihot esculenta cultivar AM560-2 chromosome 11, M.esculenta_v8, whole genome shotgun sequence genome:
TCGCGTAAATCTGATGGGCTTTCCTTTTTGGAAAAAAGAATAATGGTAGCATCATTTAGAGACTTCGAAAAACTACTCGTCCGCAATTAATCCTGGCAAGAGGTGACTACAGAGTCCCCAATAATATCccataatttttgaaaaaatgctGGATTCATACTATCAGGACCTGGAGCCTTGAGCTAGAGCCTTATCTGAATGTATCTGGAAAATAGCTCTGCGAAACACATCAGCTGAAAAAGGGGCTAACAGACTATCGTTATCAGAGTTGCTCACAACTAGCTCAGCAAAACCAACCACACTTGAATAATCACCATTAGACTCTGAAAATAGATTAGTAAAATAGTTAACAACTAGAGTGTCCATACTTTCTTTATTAGACACTTGCTCTCCAAGAGAATTAATTAGAAAAGTCAATATAATTAGTTCTACGATGAGGCTTGAGAGTAGAAATATCTAGTATTTTGATCTCCTTCATTAGGTCAGAAATTTTTTGCTCTAATTACATTGGAATAAATATTCTCATTTATAAATATTGATGTTAATTAcattgaaataaatattttcattttttatttttgtgaagTAATTATACAATTAAATTATAACTTTCAAAAATTTATAGCATTtacaaaattcaattattataattgagaacttttattaattttacatttGTATTAAACATTTAATCATCTTCTTTAGAATTCCACTACAACTCTAAAAatgagttattattattaattaagctAATTATTGATATAATAATATGGTTCTAAAAAACTTTTATAATAAGTATGTAAAAAATTAATCCttaatttataagtttttaatctcaatttgtaaatttttaatttcaattactTTATAATATTCTAAATTACTACAAATGaccttattttaattaaaagagtataatataatttatttgtaattaatAGCATAtgactttttttattaatgggtgataaaatattaaatatttaatttaaaataatatttaattataaataaaagtctcacttaaaataattaaaattttttttaaaaaaaaaaccgatCCAATTGAGGTCACTCTATTTCAGTATGTAAGCTACCAAAATCTCATTTAGAGATATAAATACTATATGTTAAGGATTCATAAGGCTTGATTTTCGGTTAAACTCTATCTTTTCTCACTTCTCTATTGATTCACCATTTTACTAATAATGTAAAGACATACATGCTTATTAATTATAAACTTAAGTTTAGATCCTTCATTAAAAATTTGTAAAACTATATGACAAatcgatatttttttttaacgtattaataatatttaacaatattaaaaataaaatttttatttacaaacatcatgtaaatataaaatacaaatttatcataaattgaattttatagtctaatattaaaaataagtttttataatttctctTTAAAAACTATCTATTGTCATTTGGGTATaaacaaaacaaaatttaaaatccaGTGCATATAAGTAAAATTATCCTTTGGTTCCTCGGAGTAGGTTGAATTTATGGGTGAGATTAAAATTTAGgaagatttaaaaaattatttaattttttattaaaaaatattttttatcaattaaattttttaaatatttcaaacgtttaaaaatataaaaaatattttaatatttttcagaaaaaaattgatttaaattttataaaagttgttatgtagatttttattttataattaattttgactgaattttaaatttaaaatcttatttATAAAGGGATGGGAGATTGTATGGTTGAATTTCTCGAAGTTAATTTGATATACTTATAGCTGGACAAAtgtgtaaaattttaattttttaaaggaaaattattgctatgataaaatttattaattaatttttttgttttaaaaaatatattaaaatgtttatggtattttttttattaattttaattattaaatattttattatttaatttatataattttaaaaaattattagttaattttttaaatttttaaaaatttattaattagtatttttatattaaaaatattttataatttttatataatatttaatggttataattaataaatcaattaattaatagtttttaaaatattaaatatattttttaaaataaataaataaattaattaattaatttttttatattatatatacaaatttttttttaattgcaaaTACATTCGGATGTCAATAAATTAAAGGGAATTAGCAAGGACAAATTTTTATTTGACGGATTAATTaaccaattttattttaatttactttaacattaatttttagtttaaacCAATTGGATTTTGTCTGCTAGGCGGGTCTATGTGGAGAGAAAGGCTGAAAGCGAAGGACAACACACTGACAAAGTCCTATCCTACACATGCTTTGACTGTCTATTGACCATTTGACCAGTTCCCAtaatttttttgctttttccaatataattactttctttcttttaaattcCACCCATCTTTccctttataataattttatatgaattaaaaatattttaaataaattataatttttatattatatttttaatatattttttattttaaattaatttaaaattaataaaatttattttttttataaataatacacTTTACtttttagtatatatatatattaattaaaaaatattaaaactatactAATCCctttattttatagtttttatttattttattaattaaaatataaattttttattaacttttaattatacagaattttaatatgaaataaaaatattaaattttattaaaataataaaatcattaaaaataacatataaaattataaaatcagtgaataataaaataaatgatgtgtttaatttaatataaagttaatttaaatatatatatattttaatttttactaatatattaatgatagaaataaatataaattaatatattttttaaatatacagaataaaaatataagactaTTTTAatgtgattttaaaattatttaaatattttaattaattaaaataaattataataattattcaaataagttatcatttaaaaatggaggtgaaatttttttttttacgaaaCTGGAAATGAGTTCAAGACAAAtggaaaaaataaatctatttttattggataataaatttcttcatttattgccccatcaaattttcaaattataaataaacatGTTCCCTGCCCAGGTAGAATAGTCTTTTCATTATCAGATTTGCCTGGGTCCCACTCCCATATTATCCAAGCCTCCTCAGAATTTCATCCCTATTTCCCAAATTACCCCTACAACGGAAAAGATATTTTGGTCTATCCACATGAAGAAAAGGGTCAAAATGGAAAACCAACACTGAAGTAAAATCCCCAACCGTTGGATCAACTAAATGGAAATTAAAACCAAAACGAGACCAGCCGTCTCTTGAGCTTCCCAAACGAGAAGAAAAGCATGTCGTTTTATATAGACGCTGACGTGGCACTCACACCTTTTTCCAATATAAGTACTCCCACGCTCATAACGCCAAAACCAACCCGCAGACAGCAAGagccagagagagagagagagagagagagtctcTATCTTGTGTTCTCCTTTTTCAATTTCTAGGgtttgggattttttttttctctgtttTTTTGGGTCTCTAAGTGGTGGCGGAGAAGATGAGTGGCGAGAGAATCACGGGGAAAGTCAAATGGTTCAGCGACCAGAAGGGTTTTGGCTTCATAACCCCTGACGATGGAGGTGAAGATCtttttgttcatcagtcttcGATCCGCTCCGAGGGCTATCGCAGCCTTGGAGAGGGCGAAGAGGTTGAATTTCAGATCGAACAGTCTGATGATGGCCGTACCAAAGCGGTTGATGTAACTGGCCCCGATGGCAACCCTGTTCAGGGATCTCGTGGCGGAGGTAGTGGGGGTGGAAGAGGCGGTCGAAGCGGTGGTGGCGGCGGAGGATATGGCGGAGGTGGGTACGGTGGTGGCGGTGGAGGTGGAGGATATGGAAGTGGTAGAGGTGGAAGGTCTGGAGGAGGTTATGGGTCTTCTGGCGGCGGTGGTGGGGGCTGCTTTAATTGTGGTGAGATGGGGCACATGGCGAGGGATTGTCCGCAGGGTGGAGGAggcggcggcggcggcggcgggAGGTATGGTGGTGGCGGAGGAGGGGGAGGGAACTGTTTTAACTGCGGAGGATCTGGTCATTTTGCTAGGGAATGCCCAAATAGCGGCCGCTGAGCTAAGCGGGGTAAAAGGGTTGAATATGCAAAATGTGATAGATCACATTTTGCGTGCTCTCCTTCTCTCCTGGCTGTTGGCTACTTTTATTTTGATGGTTTGTTGATGATGATCCAGATTGTTTGGCAAATGGGTTGTCTTTCTTATCCAGTATGCACTATGTTTGGCTTCCATAGTCTTTTGGTGTTCTAATTTTTCAGTCTTTTTAGGGATATGATGATTTTCTCTTTGGTCTTCTGTTCCTATTTTGCTAGTTTATTATTAGATTTTCAAATCGGTATGATGCTGATAGTTCTAAGTAGAGGGGCAGTGGTGAGGATGATGGAATATTGCAGAAAAATTTTTAAGATATTCGAAGTGTAAGCTCTCTCTGTTTTCAAAGATGTCTATACACAATATATGAATATACATGCTGGTTTGGTTCTAtcctaattaatttttagtggGGTTTGCTCAATTTTAAATTGTCATTCAAAGAATATGTCTGATGCTTGTTCAATCATTGCTATTTTATCCCGTGGATGTGATACCTCCCATGAATGAATTTCTATTCATTTTCTATATGTTGTTATTGGCAGTTAGAAAACGAAAGAGAAAGAACATAGGGAAGTTAGAATTAGGTTATCTGAAAACGACACAATTATTTGATGCCTTCCTTTTAGCTGGTTGGGTATCAATTGGTTTCTTGGTTCGAATATTTGGGTTTGGTTTAGATTTTAAGGGGCTGTACTTTCTTCTAGGAAAAGTATCAGTCATTGGTCCTTGAAGCTTCATGAACGATGCAACCTAAAGGGTACCCAATTGCAAAATCCCACTGTTTGTTGTTAGTCTCTTGTTTGTAGAACCCATTATGGACGTGCTAATTAATGCCAATTTATATCGTCTTGTGTTGATGACGTTGACGTATTATTGTTTAGACAATAGGGGACGATACAAAACTCTGAGCATCTGGTTTGTCCCATGTCCTTCCTTTTCTTCCGTCTTTGAACACGATTTCCATAAAAGGAGCTGCATTTTATTGTTTTCTCGTGCTTTGAGAAAATTCCAGTTTTTCCAAGTTTTTAAATGTTCTtgttttctaaatgtttttaaaactCTAATTGGTACAAGTTTAGGTATGGAAAATTTTCCTGTGGATTTAATGGGGTGTGTTAGCTTTGTGTGTGCAATCTGTAGTTCCGCTCTTATTGGGAGGTTTATTAAGTTCTGTTTGGATAATGTTTTTCCATGATTctattaatttatggtttttcatAGTATTGTTTcattatatgattttataatgTTTTGTGCTATATACAATGTTTGATTGTATAGCAttattcttaataaaaatttacctAAATACCCTTGTGCAATTTACGAAGAGctgtttatttttctaaaagtcatatttgatatattaaataatattactaaatattatataatcatAGAAAGACATCATTCAAacgaaatatatattatataatcataGAAAGACATCATTTAAACAAGGTCTTAACGAGGCTTTCGCCTAGATATATTTGTTGAGAAAATGTCACTTAGGTATTAGTTTTTACATGAATCGAGTTTTAAGTCTAATTTAGCTAAACTTGAATTTATTGACGTTTGGTAATTTATTTAATAGGTGTTCAAGTATACTTGTgagcatatatttattaaactaaGGTTTAGttcaaaataattatagtaAACTTGCCAAGGGTTTTGAattctttaatattttcattaggTTAAGGGTAGCCAAGCTTGATTTCAGCTCGAGTTTCAAAGATAAAATTCAAgctgaaagaaaaagtttttcataagttgaattgaatttttagaaACTATTGGTATGCATGGGATCATTCCCATATGGTGCCAATTTACAAAATCGATTGAATTGATTGAATTTATagtcaattcaattttaatttcaaagaaCTTTGATTTATTCTATTCAGCTTTAGAAGGAAATTTTCGGATGAACCAAGTATAAAGACAACACTTCGCATATTGGTAAATTGATTTCttgtaatcaatttttttttctcaaatttttttatttgctgttaatattgaattttagtcctgctttttttttttattaaaggtaaagatttaattaaataagatcTAAAAAGcctaaaacaaaaaatacaaaCTCAATGCAGGTTATGGCCTACGCATCAAGCccaaaaaaataagataaaaattcTAATTACAATCGGATTTACAAATCCAATTTAGAAAAGCTTGTGAACAAAAACAGGTGTCAGAAGATATGACACCCTTGCATTCAACATACTCCATCCACCACAGTTTCAACCATGTTAGGTTGAGAAAATAACCATGTTAGGTTGAGAAAATAACACCACCTAAAAGAAACCAAGCTACAGGGCACATAAAACTCCAATGTTAAGGAGAGAGGAAAAAGACAAAGCTACAGCCAGCCTCACAAACAACTCAACCAGCAAAGCACAAACTTTTGAAGGATGAGAAACAGAGAGCTTAATGAATAAAGCTTACCTACTTGCAAGCTGCATAGGTTGGCCACACATAGTaacgaagaaaaagaaaaccttCGATCATAGCCCTAGAGATAGTTGTTGAATTACTATAAAAGAATCCTAATAAGGCGCTAAAGAGCATATTGAAGATTAAGTcatcaatataaataaatatcggTTTCTTCAAGCTAAAACTAATTGATCTCTCTGCATGCAAAGAATAGAGCAATACCTAACAAAGTTAGATCTAAAAGAAAGCCATTCGATGAATATTGGATTTATTAGAAAATACAGAAAAAAATATTCATTCATGCACAATCCTTTCGGAAGCGAGAAAGACAAATCCACTTTTGAGATAGGTGAAAGGAAGCTCCCTGCATCGACGGAGTAGGGGGATTAAGGATTGATAGGGCTCAATAGGGACAAAGAGACCTATGCCTCAgagaagaaaaaacaaaaggagATGAGAATCTCCTAATTGTCCATTCAAATGAATTCATCTCAACCTTTTAATATTCACTATATAATCCTCATTTGTACAAACCCTAACCCTATCTTCTCTCTTCATTCCACTTAACTGTCTTCTTCCTTAACCCTCACCTAAGATTTATATTACACTCAATACTAATCCTTTCTTAGTTCGGCCCTTTTGATTTCTTCTCCTCTTTTAATCAATTTtgttcctttttcttcttcaaacTCTCTTAATGTATTTAATGTATCTTATATGTGCTTCATAAGACTAATTTTACACTCCTCAATTCATTTTTATGCCTAAATTTAGCAACATATAGACCTCTAGCTATATTTGAGTTTTTATCATATGCTCTCTTGAATCTACTCTTAACACTTTTATCTTTtcatctctattttttttacggtgacaataaaataaaagagcttaaaagaaaaatttgaaataaagaAAATCAAACCTCAataatctaaaatatttttcttcatttttttaaacTTACAATATTGATAAGGTTTATTGGATAAAACAAtttaaacatttatattaattcaCATTTATATCTAAAACTTTAACCCttggataataaaataaaatcttttcaATTTGCTACAATTATAGACAAGAAGACAAAATTGAATATGAAAAAGTTAACGGTAAATTACAATATagtatctaaaattttatattaataaatatggtAAACTATCATTTCTAGCCAAACTATTATATGGTTGTTCAATTTTAACCAAATTGGAAAGGTCTTTAACAGTTTTAACTAGGGTGTTAATTGCAGGTTTGAAGCTACTTATGTGGCA
Encoded proteins:
- the LOC110625820 gene encoding glycine-rich protein 2, whose translation is MSGERITGKVKWFSDQKGFGFITPDDGGEDLFVHQSSIRSEGYRSLGEGEEVEFQIEQSDDGRTKAVDVTGPDGNPVQGSRGGGSGGGRGGRSGGGGGGYGGGGYGGGGGGGGYGSGRGGRSGGGYGSSGGGGGGCFNCGEMGHMARDCPQGGGGGGGGGGRYGGGGGGGGNCFNCGGSGHFARECPNSGR